The Amycolatopsis japonica nucleotide sequence TGCTCGGCATCGTCGAAGGACCTGAAGCAGGGTGGACCAGCCCGATCGTCTTGGCCGGATTCGCCGGTTCGGTCGTGCTGTTCGCCTTGTGGATGTTCGTGGAACTGAAGGCCGAGCACCCGTTGCTCGATCCCCGGTTGTTCCGGGTGCCCGCGCTGCGCAGCGCCTGTCTCGGTATGACCGCGATCTTCTTCGGGATGTTCGCGTTGTTCTACGTCAACGCGTCCTTCCTCCAGTACGGCAAGGGTTTCGGGGTACTGCCGACCGGGCTCGGGATCATCCCGCTGACCGTCCCGGTCGTCCTCGGCGCGCGGCACGTGGGCAAGCTCGTCCAGCGCTTCGGAGTCGACGTCGTCGTCGCCATCGCGTTCCTCTTCTGCGGCTGCGGCCTCATCGGACTGTCCACAAGCGACTCTTCGACGCCGTATCCTGTCTACGCTGCCTGGCTCGTGGTGACCGGGATCGGTGTCACGCTGGCCCTGCCGACGTTGTCCGCCGCGATCTCCGGTTCACTGCCCCCGGCGCAGGCCGGTGTCGGCGCCGGGCTGCAGGCCACCACGCGCGAATTCGGCAGCGCGCTCGGTGTCGCGGTCATCGGCACCGTCCTCACCGGACGCTTCGTCGCGGCGCTGCCGGAAGACATCCGCGAGGCCCACGATCCGCACACCGTCGCGCAGGCCCTGTCTGTCGCCGCGCCCAGCCGCTCCCCCGAAGTGATCTCCGCGTTCGTCACCGGCGCGAGCACGGCACTCCGGGTGATCGGGGT carries:
- a CDS encoding MFS transporter, which translates into the protein MCACVVLVVGMVAAINLAVPMLAASDLHPSASALIWIVDTYVIFFACLVIPGGAAGDRFGRKGVLLAGLALFALGALLSAIAPNVPFLLAGRAITGIGAAAVLPNTLAVLLHAIPAERKGVTIATWASMTGIGGVVGNVGGGAVLAGGSWRWLFAAAVPLSLALAALVARIAPVSPRHERPLSPLGAVLLVGASVALLLGIVEGPEAGWTSPIVLAGFAGSVVLFALWMFVELKAEHPLLDPRLFRVPALRSACLGMTAIFFGMFALFYVNASFLQYGKGFGVLPTGLGIIPLTVPVVLGARHVGKLVQRFGVDVVVAIAFLFCGCGLIGLSTSDSSTPYPVYAAWLVVTGIGVTLALPTLSAAISGSLPPAQAGVGAGLQATTREFGSALGVAVIGTVLTGRFVAALPEDIREAHDPHTVAQALSVAAPSRSPEVISAFVTGASTALRVIGVSVLVLGALVVLQSRLSRNTK